The Acidipropionibacterium virtanenii DNA segment CACGAGTTTCCTGGGAGCATCCGGCATGCCCCCGATTCTAAAGGTCTACGCAATCGCACTGTCGGTGCCACTGGCTAGGGTTACCGACATGGCGTCCAGCAGTTCTCCCGAGCAGACCCGCTCCCTGGCCTGGGTGGTCCGAGCCGTCAAGGACTGGGTCGAGCGATGCGGGAAGGTCTGGGTCGAGGCGCAGGTCATCGAGCTCAACAGGCGTTCGGGCCCCACCCAGTTCCTCACCCTGCGCGACGTCGACGAGGAGATCTCGGTGACCGCCACCTGTCACCGCAGGGTGCTGGACGCCGCCGGGCCGGTCGAGTCGGGGATGACGGTCACCGCCCTGCTGCGGCCCACCGTCTGGTCGCGGACCGGACGGCTGTCCTTCGAGTGCTCCGAGATCCGGCCGAGCGGTGAGGGGCAGCTGCTGGCCCAGCTGGAGAGACGTCGCAGGCTGCTGGAGGCCGAGGGGCTCTTCGACTCCGGGCTTCACAGGCCTCTGCCACTGCTGCCGAAGGGGATCGGGCTGATCACCGGTGCGCACTCGGACGCCGAGCGCGACGTCATCCGCAACGCCACTCTCAGATGGCCGGCGGTCCGGTTCGTGGTGCGCAACACCCTGGTCCAGGGAGCGCACGCCGTCGAGCAGATCCTGCCGGCTCTGGCCGACCTGGACGCCGACCCGAGCGTCGACGTCATCGTCATCGCCCGCGGCGGAGGGTCCCTGGAAGATCTGCTGCCCTTCTCCGACGAGGCCCTGATCAGGGCCGTGCATGCCGCGCGCACCCCGGTGGTCTCGGCCATCGGCCACGAGGCCGACAACCCGATCCTCGATCTGGTCGCCGACCTGCGGGCCTCGACCCCCACCGACGCCGGCAAACGGATCGTGCCGGACGTCGCCGAGGAACTGGCCGGGCTGCACGAGGCCACCTCCCGGATCCGCCAGTCGGTCACCGCCCGCATCACCACGGAGCAGTCATGGCTGGACTCGATGCGATCCCGGCCTGTGATGGTGGATCCGACCGCCACGCTCGACATCGCATCCGAGCGCCTCGAAGCCACTCTGGCCCGGCTGCGGCTGGCCACCGATCGTGCCCTGGAGACCGAGTCCCGCGAGATCGACCATCAGCTCCGTAGCGTCCGGGCGATGTCGCCGAAGGCCACCCTGGACCGCGGCTACGCCGTGCTCGCAGACGCCGGCGGCGCATCGGTGGGCTCGGTGGAGGCGACCCGTGACGGCGCCCGCCTGGATGTCTACCTGTCCGACGGCACCCTGGGCGTCACCGTCGATTCCGTCAGGCCCGGCGGCCCGTCAACCCCCGTCGCAACCCCGCAGAAAGGCAGCACGACGTCATGACAGATCAGAATCAGGAGACCGCGCAGGATCAGGTGGCCGGAGAGCCCGAGATCGGCTACGAGCAGGCCCGCGATGAACTCGTCGAGGTGGTGCGCCGACTCGAATCGGGCGGTACCTCGCTGGCCGAGACCATGACCTTGTGGGAGCGCGGCGAGAAGCTGGCGGCGATCTGCCAGACCTGGCTCGACGGTGCGCGGCGGCGCATCGAGGACGCCCGGGCAGCCTCGGAGAACATCAATGACAACACCGACAGGCAGGCCTGATCGCAGGTCAGGAGGCCTTCAGCGTCCGGGCGAAACTCTCCAGGGCCGTGTACCCGGCGTCTCCCACCACGATCGCGGTGGATCCGCCGACCGCGCGTACCAGGGATCTGGTCCGCCCGTCCTCGGAGACCCGACGCTGCCAGGTCTGATCGCCGACCATCGCGCTCCCATCGGTGGCCGAGGATCTGGTGACCGAGGCGATATAGGCCGCCTTGTCGGGCTCATCGGACTGGTTGACCGCGATGTAGACGTCGTCGCCGCTCACGAACCCGAGTTCCAGGCGGTTACCCGCCGCCTGCGTCTGGCCGACCCATCGCCCGCCGCGTTCGGCGTAGCGGGCCTTCACCGGCTTCCAGTCGGCCGGAATCTCGACCGGGGCGAGCACCGGGTATCCGGCGCCCGACCGCGCCTCGGCGACCGCCGGCTTCCAGTCCACCCGATCCACCTCCGGTTCATCGGGAGTCCGGGTGAATGCCCAGACGATCAGCAGGATCGGGATGAGGATGACGGCCAGGGACAGGAGCATGTCCCTGCCGGTCGTTCGGGTGTCGCCATGTGCCACCAGGCCATTCTCACACGAGGTCCTCGAGCATGCGGGTGACCAGCGCCGCGATCGGCGAGCGCTCCGAGCGTGTCAGGGTCACATGGCCGAACAAGGGGTTGCCGCGCAACCGCTCGACCACCGCGGCGACCCCGTCATCGCGTCCCACCCGCAGATTGTCGCGCTGGGCGACGTCATGGGTGAGGACGACGCGCGAGTTCTGGCCGATCCGCGACAGCACCGTGAGCAGCACATTGCGCTCCAGGGACTGGGCCTCGTCGACGATGACGAAGGCGTCGTGCAGGGAACGGCCCCTGATGTGGGTCAGGGGCAGCACCTCCAGCATCCCCCGCTCCAGCACCTCGTCGATGACATATGAGTTCGTCACCGAGGTGAGGGTGTCCATCACGGCCTGACCCCACGGGGCCATCTTCTCGCCCTCGGTGCCGGGCAGGAATCCGAGGTCCTGGCCGCCCACCGCGTAGAGGGGCCGGAAGACCAGGACCTTCTGATAGATCTGGCGCTCCAGCACGGCGTCCAGGCCCGCGCACAGCGCCAGGGCGGATTTCCCGGTGCCGGCCCGACCGCCCAGCGAGACGATACCGACCTCCGGATCCAGCAGCAGGTCCAGTGCCACGCGCTGCTCCGCGGAGCGACCGTGGATGCCGAAGGCCTCCTGGTCGGAGTTCACCAGCCTCGCCGTGCCGTCGGGCATCCTGCGAGCCAGCGCCGTGCCGGAGGGACCCTTCAGGATCAGTCCCGAGTTCACCGTCGCGTCATCGGCCTGGGGCACCCCGTCGGCGCCGTCCAGGGGCAGGGAGCCGTCTCGGTAGAGCCTGCCGACGATCTCGTCGGGGACCTCCAGTTCCATCATCCCGGTCCAGCCGGTGTCGCGGGCCAGCTCGTGACGGTACTCCTCGGCCTCCAGGCCGATGGCGGACGCCTTGATTCTCAGCGGCATGTCCTTGGTCACCAGCACCACCCGGTGGCCGGCCTGCCGGTAATTGGCGGCGACCGCCAGGATGCGGGTGTCATTGTCCCCCAGCCGAAGGCCGTCGGGCAGACAGCCGGGATCTGAGTGGTCGAGCTCGACGTTGAGCGTCCCGCCCTCGTCATTGAGCGGGACAGGCCGCTCGAGGCCGCCGTTCTCGATCCTCAACCGGTCGAGGATCCGCAGGGCGGCCCGGGCGAAATATCCCAGTTCGGGGTGGGCCCTCTTGGCCTCCAGTTCAGCGATCACGACGATCGGCAGCACCACATGGTGCTCAGCGAAGTTCAGCAGCGCTCTCGGATCGGAAAGGAGCACCGAGGTGTCCACGACATAGGTTCGACGCCCCTT contains these protein-coding regions:
- a CDS encoding DUF4245 domain-containing protein, which translates into the protein MLLSLAVILIPILLIVWAFTRTPDEPEVDRVDWKPAVAEARSGAGYPVLAPVEIPADWKPVKARYAERGGRWVGQTQAAGNRLELGFVSGDDVYIAVNQSDEPDKAAYIASVTRSSATDGSAMVGDQTWQRRVSEDGRTRSLVRAVGGSTAIVVGDAGYTALESFARTLKAS
- a CDS encoding PhoH family protein, with product MRIAIPTPDKGRRTYVVDTSVLLSDPRALLNFAEHHVVLPIVVIAELEAKRAHPELGYFARAALRILDRLRIENGGLERPVPLNDEGGTLNVELDHSDPGCLPDGLRLGDNDTRILAVAANYRQAGHRVVLVTKDMPLRIKASAIGLEAEEYRHELARDTGWTGMMELEVPDEIVGRLYRDGSLPLDGADGVPQADDATVNSGLILKGPSGTALARRMPDGTARLVNSDQEAFGIHGRSAEQRVALDLLLDPEVGIVSLGGRAGTGKSALALCAGLDAVLERQIYQKVLVFRPLYAVGGQDLGFLPGTEGEKMAPWGQAVMDTLTSVTNSYVIDEVLERGMLEVLPLTHIRGRSLHDAFVIVDEAQSLERNVLLTVLSRIGQNSRVVLTHDVAQRDNLRVGRDDGVAAVVERLRGNPLFGHVTLTRSERSPIAALVTRMLEDLV
- a CDS encoding exodeoxyribonuclease VII small subunit is translated as MTDQNQETAQDQVAGEPEIGYEQARDELVEVVRRLESGGTSLAETMTLWERGEKLAAICQTWLDGARRRIEDARAASENINDNTDRQA
- the xseA gene encoding exodeoxyribonuclease VII large subunit, producing MASSSSPEQTRSLAWVVRAVKDWVERCGKVWVEAQVIELNRRSGPTQFLTLRDVDEEISVTATCHRRVLDAAGPVESGMTVTALLRPTVWSRTGRLSFECSEIRPSGEGQLLAQLERRRRLLEAEGLFDSGLHRPLPLLPKGIGLITGAHSDAERDVIRNATLRWPAVRFVVRNTLVQGAHAVEQILPALADLDADPSVDVIVIARGGGSLEDLLPFSDEALIRAVHAARTPVVSAIGHEADNPILDLVADLRASTPTDAGKRIVPDVAEELAGLHEATSRIRQSVTARITTEQSWLDSMRSRPVMVDPTATLDIASERLEATLARLRLATDRALETESREIDHQLRSVRAMSPKATLDRGYAVLADAGGASVGSVEATRDGARLDVYLSDGTLGVTVDSVRPGGPSTPVATPQKGSTTS